CTCAAATCACCTTTCAAGGAACCCGATATGCCACTCACTGGACTCCAGGGCAAGACGCTGACTCTCTTGGGCTGCGGCGCCGCAGAGGTGCAAGCCGTCCAGAGCATGTCGGAAAAACTTGCGCAAAGGAATGCTGCACGCATGGcgcaaaaggccaagatgaagcacgCGCAGCGGCgaaaccatcaccacaagcCAAGCGAAGACACAAGATACACGTTTCTGCAAGTCAAACCCCTCCAGGGCCTGCCACACCCTGAGACCAGCCAAAAGCTCTTGATGCGACTCAAGGAGGACCCTGGCATCAAATGGgccatgaagaagcacaAGTTCACTGTTTCCCTGCTCACCGAAATGGAACCCTTATCGCACACCGAAACAACCCACGAGGGAACGTCGAGGATACTCGGCCTCAACCGCAACCAGGGCGAGGTGATTGAGCTCCGTCTCCGAACGGACGCCCACGACGGGTACCGTGACTACAAGACCATCCGCAAGACCTTGTGCCATGAGCTCGCGCACAACGTCCACGGCCCACATGATCGACAATTCTGGGATCTGTGCCACCAGATTGAGCGGGAAGTCGACGCTGCGGACTGGAAGTCTGGCGGCCACACGATTGGCGAGACGTCCAGGTATACCATCTCAGGACAGGCTGAAGcggaggaagatgagcaCGAGGACGACGGCGGATGGACGGGTGGCGAATTCGTGCTAGGCGGAGTGAGAGATGTCGGCACGGGCTTGAGTCGTCGTGAGATCCTGGCACAGGCTGCGCTCGAGAGGCAGAGAAAAGAGGACGGGGCCGAACGCAAGGCATGCGACGCGGCGGAAAAGGGTTGGCGGCCGTGTCAGAGGTCGCAGCAACCGAGTGACAAGAGGGAGTAACTGCATCATGTTGGCCTTTTCCATGTCCGTTCACTTTCTGGACGTCTGCATTTTGGTTGTTTTGAGAGCGGTGCATTTAGCGAAACCTTTTCTCTTTGTTTGTCATTGGCATGGAGTTATTAATGGAAGATGGGTTAATTTAGGCTAGCACGAGGAAATGTATTTGTCAATCCGTGTGCATCAAGTAGTTTTGGAGGCATCATTAGCATCGAGTTCAGCGTCCTACAATCTTATGGTACATGAAATGTGACACAGCACAATAACTAGGTACAGCCAAATCCCTTCATCGCATGCCCTTTCTCATCTGACCTTTTGCACGCAACAAGCCTAATAGGGTAACGGGTCCAAGTCCAATCCATCTACACTAAAGTGAAACGAATCATTTCTGGAATAATGGCCAGCTGTATCAAGGTCCAATCTTCCCCTGATGCACTCCCGTAGATCGATATCCGCGAAAATGATGCCCTCGTCATCTTCCCACTGCGGTCCTGCAAGAACATCGCCATATGGAGATACAACCGAAGACCCGCCACGGGAGACCCAGCCGTCAGCTTTCGGGAAATGCTGCCTGTTCTGAGCTTTTGAATTGGCGCCATTTTGATCCACGCCGTTTTCTTCATCGCAGCATAGCACAATCTCATTgccgtcatcgtcaaacacTGATTTTCTGCGTCTGTGGCGAGTTGGGCTTGCCGACGGCAGAGCAATCTCGAAGCCTTCATCTGTGAAAGTAGAGTTGCGTCTAGCTCTGCTCCTGGTAGGACTAACTCGTGACGATCCAGCCCCTGCGCTGGCGTCTTTTCTTACGGCCATGTTGCTGCTCACCACGAAGCAGCGCCCTTCAACTCCGATTGTACGCATGAGGCTCAACCATGCATCACGGCCGTCTGCGGTAGGAGCGAGATACAAGTTGATATTTTGCTCGTACAAGGCTTGCCGGACGAACGGCATGTAGTTTTCCCAGCAGATGGCAGCGGCCAGGTTGACTCGTTGGCCACGTATGATGGTCGATACGGCCTTCAGCGTCGCGGGGGATCCTTGAGCCCAGCAAAGACGCTCTGTACCGGTCTGGCTTATGTTAGCAAGGTTTGCTCTGGGAATAATGTAGAGTCGCCGTTCCAGGCACTTTGAGAAATAAATCAAGAGAATCGCTCACCGGCATAACTTTGCGTCGCTTTCCGATCACACCGGCCTTGGGACACACATACACGACGGCGCAATATAAGCTGCCGCCCGTCTTCTCAATGAGCCCGGTAACAAGAAAAACGCCGGTATCGCTGGCAATCTTTTCCAGCTCCTCCCTTGTGCCGTCTCCCCTCACTGCTTCATCATTGTCACCAAGTTCCTTCTTCACCCACTTCGacccagcaccagcaccaccgccgacTGTGTCCCCCAAATCGACAGCCTGGTCA
The genomic region above belongs to Pochonia chlamydosporia 170 chromosome 2, whole genome shotgun sequence and contains:
- a CDS encoding ubiquitin/metalloprotease fusion protein (similar to Metarhizium acridum CQMa 102 XP_007815937.1) encodes the protein MAEPQETATSGSESGWVNITVSHRKHNYTFELADDATITELFDEIAATLDIPVANQKILVPKGPLLKSPFKEPDMPLTGLQGKTLTLLGCGAAEVQAVQSMSEKLAQRNAARMAQKAKMKHAQRRNHHHKPSEDTRYTFLQVKPLQGLPHPETSQKLLMRLKEDPGIKWAMKKHKFTVSLLTEMEPLSHTETTHEGTSRILGLNRNQGEVIELRLRTDAHDGYRDYKTIRKTLCHELAHNVHGPHDRQFWDLCHQIEREVDAADWKSGGHTIGETSRYTISGQAEAEEDEHEDDGGWTGGEFVLGGVRDVGTGLSRREILAQAALERQRKEDGAERKACDAAEKGWRPCQRSQQPSDKRE
- a CDS encoding nitrilase (similar to Metarhizium acridum CQMa 102 XP_007815936.1), translating into MPTIRVGTASPATGPTKAATLRDLSDLARRAASHSIDILLLPEAYIGGYPRGTAFGAVIGDRPFEGREEFAKYFDQAVDLGDTVGGGAGAGSKWVKKELGDNDEAVRGDGTREELEKIASDTGVFLVTGLIEKTGGSLYCAVVYVCPKAGVIGKRRKVMPTGTERLCWAQGSPATLKAVSTIIRGQRVNLAAAICWENYMPFVRQALYEQNINLYLAPTADGRDAWLSLMRTIGVEGRCFVVSSNMAVRKDASAGAGSSRVSPTRSRARRNSTFTDEGFEIALPSASPTRHRRRKSVFDDDGNEIVLCCDEENGVDQNGANSKAQNRQHFPKADGWVSRGGSSVVSPYGDVLAGPQWEDDEGIIFADIDLRECIRGRLDLDTAGHYSRNDSFHFSVDGLDLDPLPY